The genomic region ACTGCGTCAGGCGACTCAGCGGACGCCGCACCCGATTCAGGCGCCGCACCGGGGCCAGACACCCCACCCGCTTCCAGCAGCGATCGACCCGAGCGGAACCCGGTTCCCTCCAACTACTCGATCATGTATCACTTCGGCCGGCTGGCCCTAGAAGCGGCCCGTTCCCACAACCTGACCCGTGAGGGCAACGAACCGTTCTGCGTGAATGTGCTGATCGACATCGACACCCTCGTCACACAGAAACTCCGTCCCGACTCGGTCGCCACGCTGCTCAACGGCGCCGACCTCACGCCCGACATCGTGGCGATGCTCGCTCGAGCCGGGACACTGCAATTGCTCTGGCATCAAAAGGGGGTGCCGCTCAAACTCGGCACCGAGCACCGCTTCGCGTCACCGGCTCAACGAAAGGCGCTGCGGTTCCAGTACGGCGGCTGTGCCGTCCCCGGTTGCGGGCAGTCGCGTTTTCTCCACTATCACCACGTCCAGCCATACCCGCACGGGCCGACCGACCTCGACAACCTGGTCCCGATCTGCTCGTTCCACCATCGCCGTGTCCATGGCGGGCACCTCGATATCACGATCGTCGATGGCATCGCCGAGTTCCGTGACGGACGCGGAAGCCTGCTCGGCAACACGTTGGCACGCCACATGGTCGAGGGCGCACCGCACCGGCCGAGCGAACAGTCCTTGCGCGACCACATCGACAACACTGCCATCGACAAGTACACGGCTAAGCCATGCGGGGGTGGCGCACCACTCACAGCGTGGGCACTCGACACCTGGGTTGAGGGCCTCCTCTACCGCCCCCGATGAAGGTGGCGCTGAGGACGCTCCACACTGGTCATGTCGATGTGCCGGCCGCCGCTACCGCAACGTCGCGCCGTGGCCGTTCGATGCTGCCTCGATGAGCCGTTCGCGCACCGCCGCAATCTCGGCGTCCTTGAGCGTGTGGTCGAGCGCCTGCACCCGGATTCGGTAGGCCAGCGAGCGACCACCTCCACCGGTTGAGGCCGCGGCACCCGAGGCATCGCCCGCGGCACCCGGGGCATCGCCCGCGGCACCCGGGGCATCGCCCGCGGCACCCGGGGCATCGCCCGCATCACCAACGCCACCCGCGGCGGCACCGGCGGCGCCGCCACGAAAGACGTCGAACAACTCCACCGACACGACCTCGGGCGCGGCACCCCGCAACGTCTGTCCCAACACATCTGCGCCGACCGAGTCCGCCACCCGGAATGCGAGATCGAAATCAGCGCTGGGCATCCGACTGATTGGACGCGCCTTGGCCTCGCTGCGCGCCACACTCAACAGGCCATCGCCACCGTGCCAGGCCTCGGGGCCGCCGAGGGTGAACGATACGTAGGCCACCCGTTCGGAAATCCCGTGTCGCTCGGCGACCGCCGGATCGATCTCACCCACAACTCCGATGTCGGCACCCTTTTTCTTCGAGCCGGCGCGGATCACCCCGCTGCGTCCCGGGTGCAGGCCGCCGACCGGCTCGTTACGGATGGTGACCGGACCCACCAGGCCGAACAGCGTCGTCATGCGCCGTGCCAACTCCACGGCGTCTCGCGCATCGCGACCGGCGAGCACCACGGCGACCTCCTCCCATTCCACCGGCAACCCGCCATCGGGGGCCGCGGCGAAGCAGTGGCCGATCTCGAACAGCCCGACACCGACCTGACGATGTGTCGCGTTGTACCCAACCGTCTTCACCAGACCCGGCAACAGCGAGGTTCGAAGTACCGACTCCTCAGCGACGAGCGGATTGGCGACTCGCACCGCATCGGCCCGAACCCCGGAGTTCTCCGCATCACCGGGCGCGAGGAACGCCATCGGGGTGACTTCGTTCAACCCAGTAGCGACGAGGAACCGGCGCAGACGACGGATATCGACCTGTCGATCGGTGAGGCCTCCCCCGGTCGGCGACTTCGGCAGCGTCTTGCCGAAACGGCCATAGCCGTGCAGCCTCGCGACCTCCTCGATGGCATCGATCTCGGCGGTCGAATCAGGGCGCCACGACGGCACCTCGACCGCGAACACATCGGAATCGATCACCTCGGAATCGATCACCTCGGAATCACCCGCCACGCCGCCACGATCCGAGGTGGTGAACCGGATCGAGTCGAGATACCCGCGGATCTCCCCGGTCGACAACGAGGATCCGAGAATTGCGTTCACCCGCGCTGTTCGTACGTCGAAACGCGCCGGCTTCGGCGTGTTGCCTTCTGCGACGACGACGCCGGGGTGCAACGTCGCCCCCTGTGCAACGAGCAACTGCGAGATGCGCAGCGCAGCCCGCTCGGCCATCTCCGGGTCGACGCCCTTTTCAAACCTGGCCGACGCCTCCGAACGCAACCCCAGCCGCTTCGAGGTGAACCCGATTTCCTTGGGGGCGAACCAGGCGGCCTCCAACAGGACGGTCTCGGTGCTGTCGCCGATCTCGGTGTCGGCACCACCCATCACGCCGGCGATTCCGACCGCAACATCCGCACCATCGACGATCACCCCGTCTCGAGAGACCAAGGTTCGGGTCTGCCCGTCGAGGGTGACGATCGTTTCCCCTTCCACGGCCCGGCGCACGCCCAGCGCACCGCCGGACACCTTGGCGAGGTCGTAGGTGTGGTTCGGCTGTCCGTACTCGAGCATCACGTAGTTCGAGATATCCACGACGCTGTTGATCGGGCGCATCCCGAGGTGGATGAGTCGCTGTTGCATCCACTCCGGCGAGGTGCCGATCTTGACGCCTGTGAGCACCCGAGCGGTGAATCGACCGCAAAGGTCCGGATCCGAGATCGACACCGACGCGACGTCGGCCGCCGGCGAACCCGATTCGGCAACATCGATTTCCGGAAGCACAAACTCCAGGCCGAGGCCGGCAGCGACATCGCGGGCGATACCGATCACCGACATGGCGTCGGGGCGATTCGGAGTGAGGTCGAGGTCGAACAGCGCGTCGGCTTCGATGCCGAGTACGCCGGCGATCGGAGCGCCGATCGCCGCCGATTCATCGAGGATCAGGATTCCGGAGTGGTCGTCGCCGATCTCCAACTCGCGGCCCGAACACATCATGCCCTCGGAGAGTTCACCGCGAAGTTTGCGCTTCTCGATGACCATCCCGCCGGGCATGGTGGTGCCGAGCGTTGCGAGCGGCACCTTGTCTCCGACCTCGAAATTCGTGGCGCCGCAGCAGATGTGCAGCGGCTCGCCGCCAGCACCGATGTCGACGCGGACGAGTTGGATGCGATCGGCGTTCGGGTGCGGCGAGCGCTCGAGGACCTCGCCGACGACGATTCCCTCGAGATTGCCGAGTCGCACGACCTCCTCGCAGCAGAGACCGAGCTCGGTCATGTGTTCGCCGAGCGCCTCGGCGTCGCCGCCAATCGGATGATCGAGGAGTCCTGGAACGTACTCGGCGAGCCAGTTGTGAAGAACCTTCATCGTGTGCTTTCTGAGCGATGGTGAGGAGCAATGGTGATGAGCAATGGCGGCGACGGCTAGAACTGCGCCAGGAATCGGACGTCGTTGGTGACGAACTCGCGGATGTCGTCCATGCCGTGGCGTTGCATCGCCATCCGTTCGATCCCGAACCCGAACGCGAACCCCGACCACTCCTCGGGGTCGAGCCCACAGGAACGCAACACGTTGGGGTTGACCATGCCGCAGCCGCCGAGTTCGACCCACTCCCCCGATGCGGTCGTCATGTCGAACTCGGCAGACGGCTCGGTGAACGGGAAATACGACGGCCGAAGGCGGGTGCGTCGATCGGGGCCGTACAACGCCTTCACGAACGCCTCGATCGTTCCTTGCAGGTCGGCGAACGTAATGCCACGGTCGACGACGAGCCCTTCGATCTGGTGAAACACCGGCAGGTGGGTGGCATCGGCGGTATCGGAACGAAACGCCCGGCCCGGGGCCACGATGTAGATGGGAGGCTCCTGGCGCATCATCGTTCGGACCTGCACGGGGCTGGTGTGCGTGCGCAACAGGATCGTCTCGGGCTCTCCCGCCTCGAGATACAGCGTGTCCCACATGGAGCGGGCCGGGTGCCCCTCGGGCATGTTGAGCGCCTCGAAGTTGTACCAGTCGGTCTCGACCTCGGGCCCTTCGGCGACGGTGAACCCCAACCCGCAGAACACGTCCTCAAGCCGTTCGAGGGTCTGGGAGATCAGGTGCATGTGGCCGACCGACGCGTCGACGATTGCCTCGGACAGATCGAGGCGTTCGGCCTCGAGACGCGAGGCTCGCTCGGCGGCCTCGAATGCGTCTCGACGCTGCGCCACCAATGCCTCGAGTGTCGTGCGGGCCTCGTTGAGCGCTTTGCCCACCGACCGCTTGCCCTCGTGATCGAGCGCGCCCATTTGAGACTTCAGTGCCGACAGCTTCGACGCTTTGCCGAGGTGGTCGCTGTCGGCGTGGCGAAGCGCATCGAGAGAGTCGGCGACGCCGATAGCCTGCTGCGCCGCCTCGACGATCGACGCGATCTGGGCGAGGAGGTCACCGCCGGACGAGGAACCGGATGGAGAATCGGACATCCGTCCATTCTGCCCGCTCAGCCGCCGACGCCGCGAACCCATTGCGGCGAGGCCGACGGCGCAAACCCGTCGACACTCCCCCGCCCCGTCGACATCGGCCATCATGGGGAACGGCTTCAAGGGGGCGCACGTGGCGAATCACGGAGATTGGCAACTCGGCATCTACTTCGACGGACTTGAGGGGGTGACCCCCGAGTTCCCCATGACCTTCGACGAACTCGAGGCCGCCGCGCACGAGGCACTGGCACCACATCTTTGGTCCTATGTGTCGGGCGGTGCGGGAAACGAATACACCCAACGGGCCAACGTCAGCGCGTTCGAGCGCTGGGGGCTGATCCCGCGAATCCTCGCCGGGGCCGCGCAACGCGACCTCGGCGTCGAGATGTTCGGGGTCGCCTACGACACTCCGCTGATGCTCGCCCCGGTGGGGGTGATCGGGATCTGCGAACAAAGCGGCCACGGCGACATCACGACGGCGCACGCTGCCGCCGCCACGAACACCCCGATGATCGCGTCGACGCTCATGCAGGATCCGATGGAGGAGGTGGCCGCCGCGCTCGGCGATACTCCGGGGTGGTTCCAGCTCTACCCTCCCTCGGATCGAGACGTCTGTGAGAGCCTGATCCGCCGAGCCGAGGCCGCCGGTTACCAGGCCATCGTCGTCACCGTCGACACGCTCACCCTCGGCTGGCGCCCCCGCGACCTCACCATCGCGAGCTTCCCGCAGCTCAACGGTTTGTGCCTCGCCAACTACTTCAGCGACCCGGTGTTTCGGTCCAAACTTGCGGTGCCGCCCGAGCAGGACCCAACCGCAGCGACCGGCGCGTGGGCGTTCGGATTCGGCAACCCCGGCATGGACTGGAATGACCTGGAGTGGATCCGTTCGGTCACCGATCTACCGCTGCTCGTGAAGGGGGTGAATCATCCCGACGACGCCCGCAAGGCGCTCGATCATGGGGTGAACGGCATCTACTGTTCGAACCACGGCGGACGACAAGCCAACGGCGGAATCCCGGCGATCGACCTGTTACCCGACGTCGTGGCCGCGTGCGGGGATGCGCCGGTCGTGTTCGATTCGGGTATCCGCTCGGGTACCGACATGGCCAAGGCGCTGGCCCTCGGCGCGACCGCCGTCGCCATCGGCCGCCCCTACACCTACGGGTTGGCGATCGGCGGACAGGCCGGTGTCGAACACGTCATCCGCAGCCTGCTCGCCGAACTCGACCTCCTCATGGCGGTCGACGGCTACGCGTCGGTGTCGGATCTCACGCCCGACGCCATGCGCCGCGTCAGCCCACCCGCCTGACGGTTCCGACACCGCATCGCAGCAACCCGCCGTGGGAGCTGCCCGCGCCAGCGCGACGCGGGTCAGGCGCGCCGCTGGTTCAGGCGCGCCGCGGGTCAGCGCGCCGCGGGGTGAGCGCGCCGCGGGGTCAGCGCGCCGCGGGTCAGGTCGGCTTCGACTCGAGCACGACCTCGAACTCGAGAACAGCCGACCCCGTGGCAACCGGCCCTGCGCCCGGATGACCACCAGCAGCGCCACCCGCGCCGTCAGCATGGCCGTGACCCTTTGCGAAATCCGCCGAGTTCACCCAGTTGTCGAAGTCCTCGGCCGTCGCCCAGTGCGTCACGATGAAGTAGCGCTTCTCCGCTTCGCCCGTGGGCCGCAGCATTTCGAACCCGCGGAACCCGGGCGCCTGGTCCACAGCGTGCAGGCGAGCGGCGAAACGCTCCTCGAGTGTGGCTCCCAATCCCTCGGGAACCTCGATGGCATTGATTCGTACGACAGTCATGGGGCGAGCCTACGACGCCGCACCGCCACGCACGACCGACGGCGACGATCTATGGCGACGACCGACGACGACCACCACCACCTGTGACGGCCGACACTGAGGGGCATCAGAGCGCCGAGGATGCCCTTGTATGAGTTGAAACTCTGTCTAAACTGCTGAAGATCGTCGAGCCGGGTTTTGAGGAGCTTCTGAGGCATGGGTGCGTGGAATCGAACTGACGACGCATCGCCCGATCGGGCGAACGGGCGATTGCGGAGGTGGCGCTATCGCCTGACCCGCGCCCGCGAGCAATTCCTCCTGTCATGGGCCGACTATTCGCTCGCCCAACGGGTCAAGGGCATCGGGCTCTCGGGGGCCGTCGCCGCCATCGCCATCGTTGTCATCGTCGGTGGACGAGGCCCTTCAGGTGCGATCATCATCGCCCAGGACTCCGCCCGCTCCGAGAGCAGCGCTGAGGCCAGCCCCGAAGAAACCGCTCCCCCGGCGACGGTGCAACTCGACGGGGAGACCCTCGCGGTGGAGGAAATCGATGCGACGGCATTGAGCGATGAAGAACTGATTGAGATCCTGCACCAGATGAACGCCGCGGCCCTCGCCGAGGTCATGGGAGCGACCGAGGAGCGAACCGACTCGGGCACCGAAACGACCACCCGCGACGGGAACACCACCACCGCCAAGAAGGCCAAGCAGCCGAGCCGAGCCGACCTCGAAGCGTTGTTCGCCGCGATGCAACGGGAGGCGGCTGCCGCAACGGCGCCGGCCCCGGCTCCCACGGCGTCGGCCACACGCGCCCCTGCCACGACCAGGCCGCCGAGAGCCACGACGACCGACGAGCCCACCACCACCAAGCCGCCCAAGACCACCACGACCGACGAGACGACCACCACCAAGCCGCCCAAGACCACCACGACCGAGGCGCCCACCACCACCAAGCCCCCCAAGACCACGACGACTGAGGCTCCCACCACCACAAGGCCGCCGCGCACCACCACCGAGGCCCCAACCACCCAACCGCCGACGACCGAGCCCCCAACCACCCAGCGCCCAACCACTCAACCTCCGACGACCGAACCGCCGGAGGGACCTGGCGAGCCGGGCCCGGAGGACTGAACCCGTAGGTCACCGAACCCGCCGGCCGCTGAACCCGCCGGCCGCTGAACCCGTAGGCCGCCGACCTCAGCCCCCAAGCCGCAACGCGTCAGGCACGACCTTGCGTCAGGTCGCGGTCAGGCGCCTGCGCATCGACTCGAAGGCCAACACCGTGCCGGCCATCGCGACGTTGAGCGATTCGGTCGCTCCGTCCATGGTGATGGTGACC from Microthrixaceae bacterium harbors:
- the pheT gene encoding phenylalanine--tRNA ligase subunit beta yields the protein MKVLHNWLAEYVPGLLDHPIGGDAEALGEHMTELGLCCEEVVRLGNLEGIVVGEVLERSPHPNADRIQLVRVDIGAGGEPLHICCGATNFEVGDKVPLATLGTTMPGGMVIEKRKLRGELSEGMMCSGRELEIGDDHSGILILDESAAIGAPIAGVLGIEADALFDLDLTPNRPDAMSVIGIARDVAAGLGLEFVLPEIDVAESGSPAADVASVSISDPDLCGRFTARVLTGVKIGTSPEWMQQRLIHLGMRPINSVVDISNYVMLEYGQPNHTYDLAKVSGGALGVRRAVEGETIVTLDGQTRTLVSRDGVIVDGADVAVGIAGVMGGADTEIGDSTETVLLEAAWFAPKEIGFTSKRLGLRSEASARFEKGVDPEMAERAALRISQLLVAQGATLHPGVVVAEGNTPKPARFDVRTARVNAILGSSLSTGEIRGYLDSIRFTTSDRGGVAGDSEVIDSEVIDSDVFAVEVPSWRPDSTAEIDAIEEVARLHGYGRFGKTLPKSPTGGGLTDRQVDIRRLRRFLVATGLNEVTPMAFLAPGDAENSGVRADAVRVANPLVAEESVLRTSLLPGLVKTVGYNATHRQVGVGLFEIGHCFAAAPDGGLPVEWEEVAVVLAGRDARDAVELARRMTTLFGLVGPVTIRNEPVGGLHPGRSGVIRAGSKKKGADIGVVGEIDPAVAERHGISERVAYVSFTLGGPEAWHGGDGLLSVARSEAKARPISRMPSADFDLAFRVADSVGADVLGQTLRGAAPEVVSVELFDVFRGGAAGAAAGGVGDAGDAPGAAGDAPGAAGDAPGAAGDASGAAASTGGGGRSLAYRIRVQALDHTLKDAEIAAVRERLIEAASNGHGATLR
- the pheS gene encoding phenylalanine--tRNA ligase subunit alpha, with product MSDSPSGSSSGGDLLAQIASIVEAAQQAIGVADSLDALRHADSDHLGKASKLSALKSQMGALDHEGKRSVGKALNEARTTLEALVAQRRDAFEAAERASRLEAERLDLSEAIVDASVGHMHLISQTLERLEDVFCGLGFTVAEGPEVETDWYNFEALNMPEGHPARSMWDTLYLEAGEPETILLRTHTSPVQVRTMMRQEPPIYIVAPGRAFRSDTADATHLPVFHQIEGLVVDRGITFADLQGTIEAFVKALYGPDRRTRLRPSYFPFTEPSAEFDMTTASGEWVELGGCGMVNPNVLRSCGLDPEEWSGFAFGFGIERMAMQRHGMDDIREFVTNDVRFLAQF
- a CDS encoding alpha-hydroxy-acid oxidizing protein; amino-acid sequence: MANHGDWQLGIYFDGLEGVTPEFPMTFDELEAAAHEALAPHLWSYVSGGAGNEYTQRANVSAFERWGLIPRILAGAAQRDLGVEMFGVAYDTPLMLAPVGVIGICEQSGHGDITTAHAAAATNTPMIASTLMQDPMEEVAAALGDTPGWFQLYPPSDRDVCESLIRRAEAAGYQAIVVTVDTLTLGWRPRDLTIASFPQLNGLCLANYFSDPVFRSKLAVPPEQDPTAATGAWAFGFGNPGMDWNDLEWIRSVTDLPLLVKGVNHPDDARKALDHGVNGIYCSNHGGRQANGGIPAIDLLPDVVAACGDAPVVFDSGIRSGTDMAKALALGATAVAIGRPYTYGLAIGGQAGVEHVIRSLLAELDLLMAVDGYASVSDLTPDAMRRVSPPA
- a CDS encoding antibiotic biosynthesis monooxygenase, encoding MTVVRINAIEVPEGLGATLEERFAARLHAVDQAPGFRGFEMLRPTGEAEKRYFIVTHWATAEDFDNWVNSADFAKGHGHADGAGGAAGGHPGAGPVATGSAVLEFEVVLESKPT